Proteins from one Chloroflexota bacterium genomic window:
- a CDS encoding sugar phosphate isomerase/epimerase, with protein sequence MMKISFMTLGCPDWDLDTICRRGEAYGFDGVDFRGLQDEIDVTKLPAFTTGVSETRQKLKNAGLEVSGISSSIRVCVAQNLASNLEEAKRTIEVAHALDARNVRVFGMGNLDDYTRTELARIGCDCINRILALDEATTLNWLFETHDNWIRAQDCKLLLDEIASPAFGALWDMGHTARVGGESPAESYAAIGQRVGYTHVKDAIYDPSHPEAMADGWRYVLPGQGQLPLAEAIALLNEKGYDGWLLFEHEKRWHPELAAPEVAFPAFVSWVRPLLQSLST encoded by the coding sequence ATGATGAAGATCAGTTTTATGACGCTGGGGTGTCCCGACTGGGATCTGGACACAATTTGTCGCAGGGGAGAGGCCTACGGATTCGACGGCGTCGACTTTCGCGGGCTCCAGGATGAAATCGATGTAACCAAATTGCCGGCATTTACCACCGGTGTGTCTGAAACCAGACAGAAACTGAAAAATGCCGGCCTGGAGGTCAGTGGCATCAGCTCCAGCATCAGAGTCTGTGTTGCGCAGAATCTGGCCAGCAATCTGGAGGAAGCGAAGCGCACCATCGAGGTTGCGCATGCCCTGGACGCCAGGAATGTCCGGGTCTTCGGTATGGGCAATCTGGACGACTATACCCGGACGGAACTGGCCAGGATCGGGTGTGATTGCATCAACCGGATATTGGCGCTTGACGAGGCGACCACACTCAACTGGCTTTTCGAAACCCACGACAACTGGATACGGGCTCAGGACTGTAAGTTGCTCCTGGATGAAATCGCAAGCCCTGCGTTCGGCGCCCTGTGGGATATGGGCCACACGGCGCGGGTGGGCGGCGAATCGCCGGCGGAAAGTTATGCTGCCATTGGCCAGCGCGTCGGGTACACGCACGTCAAGGACGCCATCTACGATCCCAGCCATCCCGAAGCTATGGCTGATGGCTGGCGCTACGTGTTGCCGGGGCAGGGACAACTGCCATTGGCAGAGGCAATTGCCCTGCTCAACGAAAAGGGGTATGACGGGTGGCTGCTGTTCGAACACGAAAAACGATGGCATCCCGAATTGGCAGCGCCGGAAGTTGCTTTCCCGGCCTTTGTCAGTTGGGTGCGACCGTTGCTGCAGTCGCTGTCAACCTGA
- a CDS encoding Gfo/Idh/MocA family oxidoreductase, translating into MADHFQADNIGRPIKTGVAGLGRSGWGIHIQALAEMTDLFSIVAVCDPDEARQAQAQERFGCRVYDDCAGLIADDDVELVVVATPSQYHCTDSLAAMRAGKHVLVEKPMAPSLVEVDEMIAAARETGQILTVNQNYRYAPDFLKIKEVIDSGVLGRIIQIRLAAHRFSRRWDWQTLKAFGGGILNNQGAHMIDWALLLVDDPAPEVVAHMETTPLYAGDAESHVKVLLRPQNGPLIDIELTHANAFPQASCLVMGTQGSLISDRQLIRWRYFDPEEAPPLVLDTKPTPDRTYNSEDLPWQEASYQPDRNFLRDVRCLYQDLFMSIRHDAPLVISPESVRRQVAVLEQCRQAGPTESLSG; encoded by the coding sequence ATGGCAGATCACTTTCAGGCGGATAACATCGGCCGGCCCATCAAGACCGGCGTCGCAGGATTGGGACGCAGCGGTTGGGGGATCCACATCCAGGCGCTTGCCGAAATGACAGACCTTTTCTCAATCGTGGCCGTATGTGACCCGGATGAGGCACGGCAGGCACAGGCTCAGGAGCGCTTTGGCTGTCGAGTCTACGATGATTGCGCCGGATTGATTGCCGATGATGACGTCGAGTTAGTCGTGGTTGCCACACCCAGCCAATACCACTGCACCGACTCGCTTGCCGCCATGCGGGCCGGCAAGCATGTGCTGGTGGAGAAACCGATGGCCCCCTCCCTGGTCGAGGTCGATGAGATGATCGCCGCGGCCCGCGAGACTGGCCAGATCCTGACCGTGAACCAGAACTACCGCTATGCCCCCGATTTCCTGAAGATAAAGGAAGTGATTGACTCAGGTGTTTTGGGACGCATCATACAAATCCGTCTTGCCGCGCACAGATTCTCACGCCGCTGGGATTGGCAGACGCTGAAGGCCTTTGGCGGTGGCATTCTCAACAATCAGGGCGCCCATATGATCGATTGGGCTTTGCTGCTGGTCGACGATCCGGCGCCCGAGGTGGTGGCCCACATGGAGACCACGCCCCTCTATGCCGGCGATGCCGAAAGCCACGTCAAGGTGTTGCTCAGGCCCCAAAATGGCCCGCTGATCGACATCGAGCTGACCCATGCCAACGCGTTTCCTCAGGCGTCTTGCCTGGTGATGGGCACCCAGGGCAGCCTGATCAGCGATCGCCAGCTCATTCGCTGGCGCTACTTCGACCCGGAAGAGGCGCCGCCCCTGGTCCTGGATACCAAACCCACCCCCGATCGTACCTACAATTCAGAGGACCTGCCATGGCAAGAGGCGTCTTACCAACCCGATCGGAATTTCCTACGCGATGTCCGGTGTTTATATCAGGATCTTTTCATGTCTATCCGGCACGATGCACCTCTGGTCATCAGCCCGGAAAGCGTGCGCCGGCAGGTAGCAGTCCTGGAGCAGTGTCGCCAGGCTGGCCCCACAGAATCGTTATCAGGTTGA
- a CDS encoding MBL fold metallo-hydrolase, translating into MSIRTTVLCENTVFGHAGAIAEHGWAVWLETPAGNFLFDTGQGYGLLTNAALFGIDLTTANAILLSHHHFDHTGGLLNALRTLNRQVPVYSHPDLFKDSYHQTEDEERPRHIGIPFTRNVLEAAGADFHLGRGWSEMGEGVWMTGEVPRDAAFVPADPALKHVDTDGKLVPDPIMDDQTVVLETPEGLVVVLGCSHAGIVNILEYVARHTGRSRFHTVIGGTHLVAADDDQLTRTIKALQRFDIGRLGVSHCTGQKATLHLANAFGERFFFCNVGRITVQA; encoded by the coding sequence ATGTCCATCCGAACCACAGTTCTCTGTGAAAACACGGTTTTCGGCCACGCTGGTGCTATTGCCGAACATGGCTGGGCGGTTTGGCTCGAGACACCGGCCGGCAATTTCCTCTTCGACACCGGCCAGGGCTATGGGCTGCTGACCAACGCAGCTCTCTTTGGCATCGACCTGACAACCGCCAACGCCATTCTGCTCAGCCACCACCACTTCGACCATACCGGCGGCCTGCTCAATGCACTGCGCACCTTGAACCGGCAGGTACCTGTTTACAGCCATCCCGATCTCTTCAAGGATAGCTATCACCAGACCGAAGATGAAGAGCGGCCCCGCCACATCGGAATTCCCTTCACCCGCAACGTGCTGGAGGCAGCCGGAGCTGATTTTCATCTGGGCCGAGGGTGGAGCGAAATGGGCGAGGGCGTTTGGATGACCGGTGAAGTGCCCCGTGACGCTGCCTTCGTGCCAGCCGACCCTGCACTGAAACACGTGGATACAGACGGCAAGCTGGTCCCCGACCCGATTATGGACGACCAGACCGTGGTGCTGGAGACGCCAGAGGGGCTGGTGGTGGTCCTGGGCTGCTCCCACGCCGGTATCGTCAATATCCTGGAGTACGTGGCCCGGCACACAGGCCGCTCCCGCTTCCACACCGTCATCGGCGGCACCCACCTGGTCGCGGCGGATGACGACCAACTCACGCGGACAATCAAGGCATTGCAGCGCTTCGACATCGGTCGCCTGGGGGTTTCTCACTGTACCGGCCAGAAGGCCACCCTGCACCTGGCCAATGCCTTCGGCGAGCGCTTTTTCTTCTGCAATGTCGGCAGGATCACGGTCCAAGCCTGA